The segment TCGATGTAATCGAGCCCCGGCGCATAATTCGGGCGCCATCCCCTGAGCCGCCCCCGCGTAATGCCGGAGAGATCGCAGAGCCACGGAATTCCGGCAAAGCACTGCGTCACATCCGGATCGAGCGCGGCGGCCGCCAGCGCCTGGAATCCGCCCTGGCTGCCGCCGGAGACGGCAAGCGTCTTCCCGTCCCACTCCGGCAGACTTTTCAGATACTCCAGGGCACGCAGCAGCCGCAGGACCATCCCCCTGAAATAGGTCGTCTCACGCTCCCGGTTCTCGTCGTCGCGGAAACCGTAGGCGCGGAGTTTTCCATTCTTCAACTCGTTGTAATAAGACTCCGGCCGCCCGTTCTCAATGCCGTGGGCGTTGATCTGGAAGGCGATGCGTTCCTTCCCCTGCTTCACCGGCCTGCTTGCGCCGACCACGGCGTAGCCGCGGAACAGAAGCTCCGCCTCCAGCGACTTCGGCTCCGCATTCTTCGGCATGCAGAGGTATCCGGAAACCGGCATGCCGCCGGCGCAGGCGATCTTCAGGTCATAACACTTCACGGCGGGATCTCCGCTGTCGACCTCCTCCATCTCCAGGACCTTGAGCGGGATCTTCGCCAGTTCCGCCTTCTGTGCGGCCCAGAAGGCGTCGAAATCCTCCGGAATTTCCCCGCCGCCGATCTGCCCGACCGCCGCGCCCGCGCCGCCGTCGAAGCCGAACTTGTCCCTGCCGCGCATCAGCGGCTTGCCGTCCGCATCGAACGGATCGACCTTGATCCGGACGAAGCCGGGCCGGTCTATCGAGGTCTCGATGACCAGCGGAGAATCCGACGAGGCTTCGCCGCTCTCCTTCCTGCCGTCATCCCCGGTGC is part of the Victivallis lenta genome and harbors:
- a CDS encoding acetylxylan esterase → MKTRFRLVLLLFALAAAALRAGEFSFSCKTDKSPLEYALGEKMTFTLRLLEDGEPLPGKKLVWTRTGDDGRKESGEASSDSPLVIETSIDRPGFVRIKVDPFDADGKPLMRGRDKFGFDGGAGAAVGQIGGGEIPEDFDAFWAAQKAELAKIPLKVLEMEEVDSGDPAVKCYDLKIACAGGMPVSGYLCMPKNAEPKSLEAELLFRGYAVVGASRPVKQGKERIAFQINAHGIENGRPESYYNELKNGKLRAYGFRDDENRERETTYFRGMVLRLLRALEYLKSLPEWDGKTLAVSGGSQGGFQALAAAALDPDVTQCFAGIPWLCDLSGITRGRLRGWRPNYAPGLDYIDSAFFGTRIKCPVTIEAGLGDYVCPPSGVAALYNGISAPKKIVWKQGRTHAYSPRNAETFVQEAE